The following coding sequences lie in one Candidatus Eremiobacterota bacterium genomic window:
- a CDS encoding S41 family peptidase: MSGFPRLALTLLLLLALAGVSLLVVDYRTGAIARQRVLEVATTGDLRDLFETRTPSGAMLVNLTLRRLESDYYKPIDPQTPISGEIAALRSVLAAKKISGASLPGAAADGNPSQDGERAGSVLAYAEEHYAAGVGPAGREDLTDAALRGIMNSVRDPYTVYLSPHEIQGLNESLSGGNFGGIGVYIYELRDGRIVVQPIEDMPAARAGMKPGEVVESVNGKTARGLSIDRVEEMIRGEAGTIVRLRAHPFNAPSHVHVYAIVREIIHVPTVRAKMEDGLDYVRLSDFGTTSADEVRKALLDGKERGARGYILDLRDNGGGLLDAAVDISSLFVTQGTIVSTIRRDGQRTSEEARGNALGGLHPLVILVNKYTASASEITAGALQDYRLALLVGTRTFGKGVVQSIYPLPDNGALKITTARYVTPAGRDIQHHGIEPDVVIDQDPNPALIDTPADKQLAAAKARFRTQFR, encoded by the coding sequence ATGAGCGGTTTCCCACGTCTTGCGTTGACCTTGCTCCTGCTGCTCGCCCTCGCGGGGGTAAGCCTGCTTGTCGTCGACTATCGCACCGGCGCGATCGCGCGACAGCGCGTACTCGAAGTTGCAACTACGGGTGACTTGCGAGACCTCTTCGAGACGCGGACGCCCAGCGGCGCGATGCTTGTGAACCTTACGTTGCGCCGGCTTGAAAGCGATTACTACAAACCGATCGATCCGCAGACACCCATCTCCGGTGAAATCGCCGCATTGCGAAGCGTACTCGCAGCGAAAAAAATCAGTGGTGCGTCGCTTCCCGGCGCCGCGGCCGACGGCAATCCGAGCCAAGACGGCGAACGCGCCGGTAGCGTTCTTGCTTACGCAGAGGAACATTATGCCGCCGGCGTCGGACCCGCGGGTCGCGAAGACCTCACCGACGCCGCCTTGCGAGGCATCATGAACTCAGTGCGCGATCCCTACACGGTCTATCTCTCCCCGCACGAGATCCAAGGGCTGAACGAATCATTGTCGGGCGGAAATTTTGGCGGCATCGGCGTCTATATTTACGAGCTGCGGGATGGACGTATCGTCGTCCAACCGATCGAAGATATGCCGGCCGCGCGCGCGGGAATGAAGCCGGGCGAGGTTGTGGAGAGCGTCAACGGCAAAACGGCTCGCGGTCTCAGCATCGACCGCGTCGAGGAAATGATTCGCGGCGAAGCCGGCACCATCGTGCGTTTGCGCGCGCACCCATTCAACGCGCCATCACACGTGCATGTCTATGCAATCGTTCGCGAGATCATTCACGTGCCAACCGTTCGGGCGAAGATGGAAGACGGGCTCGATTACGTTCGCCTCTCCGATTTCGGCACGACGTCGGCGGACGAGGTTCGCAAGGCGCTGCTCGACGGAAAAGAACGCGGCGCCCGTGGATATATTCTCGACCTTCGCGACAACGGCGGCGGTCTGCTCGACGCCGCGGTCGACATCTCGAGCCTGTTCGTCACGCAGGGAACAATTGTGTCGACGATCCGCCGCGACGGACAGCGCACGAGCGAAGAGGCTCGCGGCAACGCATTGGGGGGCCTCCATCCGCTCGTGATCTTGGTGAATAAGTATACGGCGAGCGCGTCCGAGATCACCGCCGGCGCACTGCAGGACTATCGGCTCGCGCTCCTCGTCGGTACTCGCACGTTCGGCAAAGGCGTCGTGCAGAGCATCTATCCGCTACCCGATAACGGAGCGCTAAAAATTACCACCGCCCGCTACGTTACCCCGGCCGGGCGGGACATTCAGCATCACGGTATCGAACCCGACGTCGTCATCGACCAAGATCCCAATCCCGCGCTCATCGATACTCCGGCCGACAAGCAACTGGCTGCAGCCAAGGCACGATTCCGCACCCAATTCCGTTAA
- a CDS encoding peptidoglycan DD-metalloendopeptidase family protein: MTSRFIAATLALVLIPALLGASTLEERISKERTKAQQMQARLHAKRSELHAVTLQYNGLEEQLGETNAAIGQVSGRIDSLQAQRDSTQRHIDWNAIQLDAARRSLRLHDELLKRRLVDVYEFGDLTYVNALISARSFSEFVERWEDLRLLIAANERTVRARKVAEARVATIEADLERTRMELQQEEQAQEEARSQLNSLADERSNLVTLAAIHRRRVATEVAELEGLSAAEESALEGLILERERELESQRRAEGIAGGIESGGPGRFSWPVTGTITSPFGWRSNPFGGGPEFHQGLDIAAPTGTTVTAAAGGTVLMAQWYGGYGNYILIDHGGGYSTGYGHLSAMYVSSGQSVQRGQAIGAVGSTGQSTGPHLHFEVRIAGKPVDPAPRLH, from the coding sequence GTGACCTCGCGCTTCATCGCCGCAACACTCGCGCTCGTGTTGATCCCCGCGCTCTTGGGGGCATCCACGCTCGAAGAACGGATATCGAAGGAGCGTACGAAGGCGCAGCAGATGCAGGCGCGGCTGCACGCCAAACGGTCGGAACTTCACGCCGTGACATTGCAATACAACGGCCTGGAGGAGCAGCTCGGCGAAACCAACGCGGCAATTGGCCAGGTGAGCGGCCGCATCGACTCGCTCCAAGCCCAACGCGATTCGACGCAACGCCACATCGATTGGAACGCGATTCAACTCGACGCCGCGCGCCGCTCCTTACGCTTGCACGACGAGCTGCTGAAGCGGCGTCTGGTCGACGTCTACGAGTTCGGCGACCTCACGTACGTCAACGCGCTTATTTCGGCGCGGTCCTTCAGCGAGTTCGTGGAGCGCTGGGAAGACCTGCGCCTGCTGATCGCAGCGAACGAGCGAACCGTCCGCGCCCGCAAGGTGGCCGAGGCCCGGGTTGCCACGATCGAAGCCGATCTCGAACGCACGCGCATGGAACTGCAACAAGAGGAACAGGCGCAAGAAGAGGCTCGCAGTCAACTCAATTCGCTCGCCGACGAGCGCAGCAATCTCGTGACCTTGGCAGCGATTCATCGCCGCCGCGTGGCAACGGAAGTTGCCGAGCTGGAAGGCCTGAGCGCGGCCGAAGAAAGCGCGCTCGAAGGTTTAATCCTCGAGCGCGAGCGGGAGCTCGAAAGCCAGCGCCGCGCGGAAGGTATCGCCGGCGGAATCGAAAGCGGCGGTCCCGGAAGGTTCTCGTGGCCCGTCACCGGCACGATAACCTCGCCTTTCGGCTGGCGCTCGAATCCGTTCGGCGGCGGTCCGGAGTTCCATCAGGGGCTCGACATCGCCGCGCCGACGGGTACGACCGTGACCGCGGCGGCCGGCGGGACCGTGCTGATGGCGCAATGGTATGGCGGGTACGGAAACTACATTTTGATCGATCATGGCGGCGGATACTCCACCGGCTACGGTCACCTTTCGGCGATGTATGTTTCGAGCGGCCAGTCGGTACAGCGAGGGCAAGCCATTGGCGCCGTCGGATCAACCGGGCAATCGACCGGACCGCACCTCCACTTCGAGGTTCGGATCGCCGGCAAGCCCGTCGACCCTGCGCCCCGGCTTCATTAA
- a CDS encoding ABC transporter permease, producing MDSGKVKFFLGEVLRNFSRNTGMQMTAIGTVAITIVLLGLFLFVRGALADVGSRLLDQIEVSAYLNSEATPAQVDAIAHFLAQDPRVASAEFVPKKQGLAELRQRTKGAIDTALLTENPLPDKFRIKTRIPDEVPAVASSVRRLNGVQNVVYGQAIVARLLQLGAVLRRIGVAVIAVFFAVAGIIIANTIRLTVYARRREIAIMQLVGATSTYIRLPFICEGLLDGLLGALLALGLLAVARVALWPRLLEALPWAQLAPTPVDPRLFVGELLLVGGAIGIVASWISVGRHLRT from the coding sequence TTGGACTCGGGCAAAGTCAAGTTCTTTCTGGGTGAGGTGCTGCGCAACTTTTCGCGCAACACCGGGATGCAGATGACCGCCATCGGCACCGTCGCCATTACGATCGTCTTGCTCGGTCTCTTTCTCTTCGTCCGGGGCGCGCTGGCCGACGTCGGGAGCCGACTGCTCGATCAGATCGAGGTCTCAGCCTACTTGAATTCGGAGGCGACGCCCGCGCAGGTCGATGCGATCGCACACTTCCTCGCACAAGATCCACGCGTCGCCTCCGCGGAGTTCGTTCCGAAGAAGCAAGGCCTCGCGGAGCTGCGTCAACGCACCAAGGGCGCGATCGACACGGCGCTGCTCACCGAGAATCCCTTGCCCGATAAGTTTCGTATCAAGACGCGCATTCCCGACGAGGTGCCCGCGGTTGCGTCGAGCGTGCGCCGCTTGAACGGCGTGCAAAACGTCGTTTACGGTCAGGCGATCGTTGCGCGTTTGCTGCAGCTTGGCGCGGTGCTGCGCCGGATCGGCGTCGCCGTGATCGCGGTCTTCTTTGCAGTCGCGGGGATCATCATCGCCAACACGATCCGATTAACGGTCTACGCGCGCCGGCGCGAGATCGCGATCATGCAACTGGTCGGGGCGACAAGCACGTACATCCGGCTCCCCTTCATTTGTGAGGGTTTGCTCGACGGCTTGTTGGGTGCGCTCTTGGCGCTCGGCCTGCTGGCAGTAGCACGCGTCGCGCTGTGGCCGCGTCTGCTCGAAGCGCTCCCCTGGGCCCAGCTCGCGCCGACACCGGTCGATCCGCGCCTTTTCGTGGGAGAACTGCTCTTGGTCGGCGGCGCCATCGGCATCGTCGCCTCCTGGATTTCCGTCGGCCGCCATCTTCGCACGTAA
- the ftsE gene encoding cell division ATP-binding protein FtsE, translating to MISLRGVSLVYPNGVRALDNINLEIAKGDFVFLVGDSGTGKSSLLRVLYREANATTGEIVVDGIRVDRLRRKRIPALRRHLGVVFQDFKLLTDKTVWENVAFAMQVTGAHTRDVMRQVPRSLDLVGLSHKSRMYPSELSGGEQQRTAIARALVNNPKLLLCDEPTGNLDPANTTEITALLQRINLKGTTIVVATHNQAVVDRMRRRVVRLEEGRITADEERGYYYLGLGQSQVLSG from the coding sequence ATGATCTCCCTCCGCGGCGTTTCGCTTGTCTATCCCAACGGAGTGCGCGCCCTCGACAACATCAACCTCGAGATTGCGAAGGGGGACTTCGTCTTTCTCGTGGGCGATTCCGGAACGGGAAAATCGAGTCTACTGCGCGTCCTCTACCGCGAGGCAAATGCGACGACCGGCGAGATCGTCGTCGATGGAATTCGCGTCGACCGTTTACGCCGCAAACGAATCCCCGCTTTGCGCCGCCACCTCGGCGTTGTCTTCCAAGACTTCAAACTGCTCACCGACAAGACGGTCTGGGAAAACGTGGCTTTTGCCATGCAGGTCACCGGCGCGCACACGCGGGACGTGATGCGTCAGGTCCCGCGCTCGCTCGACTTGGTCGGCCTTTCGCACAAGAGCCGGATGTACCCCAGCGAGCTTTCCGGTGGGGAACAGCAGCGGACCGCCATCGCCCGCGCTTTGGTGAACAATCCAAAGCTACTGCTCTGCGACGAGCCGACCGGGAACCTCGATCCGGCGAACACGACGGAGATCACCGCGTTGCTGCAACGGATCAACCTCAAAGGAACGACCATCGTCGTGGCGACGCACAATCAGGCGGTCGTCGATCGAATGCGCCGCCGCGTCGTGCGACTCGAAGAAGGCCGCATCACTGCCGACGAAGAGCGAGGCTACTATTATCTTGGACTCGGGCAAAGTCAAGTTCTTTCTGGGTGA
- a CDS encoding acyl-CoA dehydrogenase family protein, translating to MDFDLTDEQKAVQALAREFARDEVRPRAEEMDRNERFPYELIAKMAELGFMGLPFPEEVGGAGGDTVSYALAVMEIARADASTAITMAAHVSLGATPFYLFGTKAQKEKYLVPLARGERLWGFGLTEPSAGSDAGNVQTKAELRDGSWVINGTKAFITNSGTDITAGTTITAVTGRRADGSREISNIIVPQETAGFARSKKYAKMGWRASDTRELSFVDAQVPEENLLGPRGEGYRQFLSILDGGRISVAALSIGLAMGAYDEALAYARERHAFGQPISKFQAISFKLVDMLTEIEHAKLMMLRAAWEKDHGRDYVQAASFAKLFAGELSHRVVNEALQIHGGYGFMDEYPISRMYRDQKINEIGEGTNEVQRLILARLMGL from the coding sequence ATGGACTTCGATTTAACCGACGAGCAAAAGGCGGTCCAAGCCCTGGCGCGCGAGTTTGCGCGAGACGAGGTCAGGCCACGCGCGGAAGAGATGGATCGCAACGAGCGATTCCCATACGAGCTCATCGCCAAGATGGCCGAACTCGGCTTCATGGGTTTGCCATTTCCCGAAGAAGTCGGCGGAGCGGGCGGCGATACGGTGAGCTACGCGCTGGCCGTCATGGAGATTGCGCGCGCCGATGCGTCGACCGCGATAACGATGGCCGCACACGTTTCGCTCGGCGCCACGCCGTTCTACCTTTTCGGGACGAAGGCGCAGAAAGAGAAGTATCTCGTACCGCTCGCGCGCGGCGAGCGCCTCTGGGGTTTCGGTCTCACCGAACCCAGCGCCGGCAGCGATGCCGGAAACGTGCAAACCAAAGCGGAGCTCCGCGACGGGTCTTGGGTCATCAACGGCACCAAGGCGTTCATTACGAACTCCGGGACCGACATCACCGCGGGTACGACGATTACTGCCGTCACCGGCCGCCGCGCGGATGGCTCGCGAGAGATCTCGAACATCATCGTTCCCCAAGAGACCGCGGGGTTCGCGCGCAGCAAGAAGTACGCGAAAATGGGCTGGCGCGCATCGGATACCCGCGAGCTGTCGTTCGTCGATGCGCAGGTGCCCGAAGAGAATTTGCTCGGGCCGCGGGGGGAAGGTTATCGCCAGTTTCTATCGATCCTCGATGGCGGTCGCATCTCGGTTGCCGCGCTTTCGATCGGCCTGGCGATGGGAGCCTACGACGAGGCGCTCGCGTATGCGCGCGAGCGGCACGCTTTCGGACAGCCGATCAGTAAGTTTCAAGCGATCTCGTTCAAGCTCGTCGACATGCTCACCGAGATCGAACACGCCAAACTCATGATGCTGCGCGCCGCGTGGGAGAAGGACCACGGACGAGACTACGTACAGGCGGCGAGTTTCGCGAAGCTTTTTGCCGGTGAGCTCTCTCATCGCGTCGTCAACGAAGCGCTGCAAATTCACGGCGGTTACGGTTTTATGGACGAGTACCCGATCTCGCGCATGTATCGCGATCAGAAAATTAATGAGATCGGCGAGGGCACGAACGAGGTACAGCGCCTGATTCTAGCGCGGCTTATGGGCCTATAG
- a CDS encoding peroxiredoxin has product MIRNFVFAAAIAALASPAPAEAALATGGKAPDFTLQATQGGNVFTFSLASALKKGPVVLYFYPAAFTKGCTMEAHEFADAIDEYKALGATVIGVSHDPIATLQKFSVSDCRSKFAVAADTNQSVMKAYDAVLPMHPQYASRTSYVIVPDGTIIYTYDNLDASLHVQNTLTALKAWKADHASGASP; this is encoded by the coding sequence ATGATTCGCAATTTTGTTTTCGCGGCGGCAATCGCAGCGCTGGCGTCTCCTGCACCGGCTGAGGCGGCGCTCGCGACGGGCGGAAAGGCGCCCGATTTCACCTTGCAGGCGACGCAAGGCGGCAACGTCTTTACGTTCAGTTTGGCAAGTGCGCTCAAGAAGGGTCCGGTCGTACTCTATTTCTATCCCGCCGCGTTTACGAAGGGCTGCACGATGGAAGCGCACGAGTTCGCCGATGCAATCGACGAATACAAGGCGCTTGGCGCGACCGTTATCGGCGTGTCACACGATCCAATTGCTACGCTGCAAAAGTTCTCGGTCAGCGACTGCCGCAGCAAGTTCGCCGTCGCGGCCGACACCAATCAGAGCGTTATGAAAGCGTACGACGCGGTGCTTCCGATGCATCCGCAATATGCCAGTCGCACGTCGTACGTCATCGTGCCCGACGGCACCATCATTTACACGTACGACAACCTTGACGCGTCCTTGCACGTCCAAAATACGCTGACGGCGCTGAAGGCCTGGAAGGCCGACCACGCCTCAGGCGCCTCGCCGTAA
- a CDS encoding DNA recombination protein RmuC translates to MIVVEALALFLFGMAFGGAIAWLAARSEHAALRTNLVHAERAQEKALESLLERAKNELRDATAMRAGERVGELLSPVAQKLGEFDRLLSEFEAKRQHDAGGLREQIDRLLGRADKLEDATANLTTQTSTLVTALRNPAMRGKWGEMQLRNVVEKAGMLAHCDFSEQQTVALEEARVRPDMTVNLPGDRCVFVDAKAPMDAMQAALEAADDQARRSLVKRHARALRDHVEALSRRDYQTAKGSADYVVMFVAGEAFLSSACTEDPALIEYALDKGVLITGPLTLITLLRTFAMGWQALRQEENARRIATIGRVLYERALKFSEHLLDVRKNLERSVNAFNGAVSSYETKLLPQGRKLKDEAALACEDLAEIPPIDVVPREVTSLDATARSSELRRGA, encoded by the coding sequence ATGATCGTCGTCGAAGCGCTGGCGCTCTTTCTCTTCGGGATGGCCTTCGGAGGTGCGATCGCATGGCTCGCCGCGCGTTCCGAACATGCGGCGCTGCGCACCAACCTCGTGCATGCCGAGCGCGCTCAGGAAAAGGCGCTCGAATCGCTCTTAGAACGTGCGAAGAACGAACTGCGCGACGCGACGGCGATGCGCGCCGGCGAGCGCGTCGGCGAATTGCTTTCGCCGGTAGCGCAGAAGCTGGGCGAGTTCGACCGACTCTTGAGCGAATTCGAAGCCAAACGGCAACACGATGCCGGCGGTCTGCGGGAGCAAATCGATCGGCTTCTCGGACGAGCCGATAAGCTCGAGGATGCCACTGCCAATCTGACGACGCAAACCTCGACGCTCGTCACCGCGCTGCGCAATCCCGCCATGCGCGGCAAATGGGGCGAGATGCAACTGCGCAACGTCGTGGAGAAAGCCGGCATGCTCGCTCACTGCGACTTCTCCGAACAGCAAACGGTCGCATTGGAGGAAGCGCGCGTCCGACCCGACATGACCGTCAACCTCCCCGGCGATCGCTGCGTCTTCGTCGATGCCAAGGCGCCGATGGACGCGATGCAAGCGGCGCTCGAAGCGGCCGACGACCAGGCCCGCCGGTCGCTCGTCAAGCGGCACGCTCGCGCGCTGCGCGATCACGTCGAGGCACTTTCGCGGCGGGACTACCAGACCGCGAAGGGTTCGGCGGATTACGTCGTCATGTTCGTTGCGGGTGAGGCTTTCTTGAGCTCGGCCTGCACCGAAGATCCGGCGTTGATCGAATACGCGCTCGATAAAGGGGTGCTCATTACCGGCCCCTTGACGCTCATCACCCTTCTGCGAACGTTTGCAATGGGCTGGCAGGCGTTGCGCCAGGAAGAGAACGCGCGGCGAATCGCGACGATCGGCCGCGTGCTCTACGAGCGGGCGCTCAAATTCTCAGAACACCTGCTCGACGTCCGCAAGAACCTCGAGCGCTCGGTCAATGCATTTAACGGCGCGGTCAGCTCTTACGAAACGAAGTTGCTGCCGCAGGGACGCAAGCTCAAAGACGAAGCCGCGCTGGCCTGCGAGGACCTCGCTGAAATACCGCCGATCGACGTGGTGCCGCGCGAGGTGACGTCGCTCGACGCAACGGCGCGTTCGAGCGAATTACGGCGAGGCGCCTGA